In Aspergillus luchuensis IFO 4308 DNA, chromosome 1, nearly complete sequence, the following are encoded in one genomic region:
- a CDS encoding uncharacterized protein (COG:S;~EggNog:ENOG410PNHN;~InterPro:IPR027417;~antiSMASH:Cluster_1.5) gives MESHNSPRRLLLVSVPRTASNLLLKILNIPSQPNAFAADRGGYFFYDAFHAVAKDGRLTQAPSEWTGEAKHEVQSTFQECFDHLEETCALAERENQIMFAKEHSFWLSNPMAFMQAIHGPEKGPYDFSTFHVNVPSTYGTTRTFSTNNKTVLPDEYLRTWTMAFIIRHPAIVFPSFCRAMNKISDMGVMDTKILPGTLLTNMTLHWTRSLFDWSLEQTGSAPLLLDAYDVVHNPDAVTKFCRLAGLDPSKLQFQWERGVHANGVARPNGASQGVFDWDTGKAVMLSTLNESSGVMKSKEPAVVDIPTEVKKWQLEFGEEMAQLIEKAVSDAMPDYEYLRAKRVTV, from the coding sequence ATGGAAAGCCACAACTCACCCCGCCGTCTTCTCTTGGTCAGCGTTCCCCGCACTGCGTCCAATCTGCTTCTGAAGatcctcaacatccccagCCAACCCAACGCCTTCGCAGCCGATCGGGGCGGCTATTTCTTCTACGACGCCTTTCACGCCGTTGCTAAAGACGGTCGCCTCACACAGGCCCCCTCTGAATGGACCGGTGAAGCGAAACACGAGGTCCAGTCAACCTTCCAAGAATGCTTTGACCATCTAGAGGAGACCTGCGCTCTGGCTGAGCGGGAGAACCAGATAATGTTCGCCAAGGAGCACTCCTTCTGGCTTTCCAATCCCATGGCCTTCATGCAAGCTATACACGGACCCGAAAAGGGCCCTTATGACTTTTCCACCTTCCACGTCAACGTCCCTAGCACGTATGGTACGACGAGGACGTtttccaccaacaacaaaaccgTCCTTCCGGACGAGTACCTCCGCACCTGGACAATGGCATTCATCATCCGCCATCCAGCCATagtctttccctctttctgtcGTGCCATGAATAAGATCTCCGATATGGGTGTCATGGACACCAAGATACTACCCGGAACTCTACTCACCAACATGACCCTCCACTGGACCCGGTCACTCTTCGACTGGTCCCTCGAGCAAACCGGCTCAGCTCCGCTTCTTCTAGACGCCTACGATGTGGTCCATAACCCTGATGCTGTCACCAAGTTTTGTCGATTGGCAGGACTCGACCCTAGCAAGCTTCAATTCCaatgggagaggggggtgcaTGCCAATGGCGTCGCACGACCGAATGGGGCCTCCCAGGGTGTATTTGACTGGGATACAGGAAAGGCGGTTATGTTGTCGACATTGAATGAATCGTCGGGTGTTATGAAGAGCAAAGAGCCGGCCGTGGTGGATATTCCCACTGAGGTTAAGAAGTGGCAATTGGAGTTTGGAGAGGAGATGGCGCAGTTGATCGAGAAGGCGGTCAGTGATGCGATGCCGGATTATGAGTATCTTCGAGCGAAGAGAGTGACTGTCTAA
- a CDS encoding IQ calmodulin-binding motif protein (COG:S;~EggNog:ENOG410PJS1;~InterPro:IPR000048;~go_function: GO:0005515 - protein binding [Evidence IEA]), whose amino-acid sequence MASAVEPSSNSGSVDPATVAARHVPDHDVTEKRARAAQTIQRTYRGYRTRRELHGLDLSASTSRWKDAVKEAEWRQLHRPSAPAEDVDSAANARRNWLRAVSVAKRAGGDDDEDLESKTARTSSHAMGDNGSGTEGSSPSILHHDLPAGTTAKMMDLQYFLEMVDLKHRHGSNLRVYHIYWKNSPTNQNFFYWLDYGEGSGLDLPQCPREKLERQQVRYLSREERMNYLVEVDEAGKFRWAKNGELIWTDNARFKDSLRGVVPVEEDAPRFRGNTDDGSPVLSEMSDSLESSSGYSSLSEHEDALGKQEKDDYQATKVGQKLAHVSPGTILKTLKGKSSKKEDMWIFVADTTFRLFVGIKESGAFQHSSFLRGARIAAAGLIRIRNGQLRSLAPLSGHYRPPAANFRAFIHSLQDQGVDMSHVSISKSYAVLAGIEGYTRAKRKVRALQEKVDGAKHKLHQRHEGDESHQRGESTINKNEANDAAEQATSGGNDTHTKRSFDLPFRQKPI is encoded by the exons ATGGCATCTGCCGTGgaacccagcagcaacagcgggTCTGTGGACCCCGCGACCGTAGCTGCCCGCCATGTCCCTGACCATGACGTCACCGAGAAGCGAGCGAGGGCGGCGCAAACCATCCAG agGACATATCGTGGCTATCGCACGCGACGGGAACTGCATGGACTAGATCTCTCTGCGTCGACGTCGCGATGGAAAGAT GCCGtgaaagaagcagaatggCGACAACTACACCGCCCATCTGCGCCAGCTGAAGATGTGGATAGCGCCGCGAACGCACGTCGGAATTGGCTCCGCGCTGTGAGTGTTGCGAAGCGCGCTGGgggggatgacgatgaggatctCGAGTCGAAGACAGCTAGGACGAGTAGTCATGCTATGGGCGATAATGGTTCAGGAACGGAGGGCTCCTCTCCCAGTATTCTCCATCATGATCTCCCGGCTGGCACTACGGCCAAGATGATGGATTTGCAATATTTTCTGGAAATGGTGGACTTGAAACACCGACATGGCAGTAATTTGCGGGTCTATCATATCTATTGGAAGAACTCGCCTACGAATCAGAATTTCTTTTACTGGTTGGActatggggaggggagtgggtTGGATTTGCCTCAGTGTCCGAGAGAGAAATTGGAGCGACAGCAGGTGAGGTATTTGTCGCGAGAGGAGCGGATGAATTATCTGGTTGAAGTGGATGAAGCGGGGAAGTTTCGGTGGGCGAAGAATGGGGAGCTTATTTGGACGGATAATGCCCGGTTTAAGGATAGTTTGAGGGGCGTTGTACCTGTTGAGGAGGACGCGCCGAGGTTTAGGGGAAATACGGACGATGGAAGTCCGGTCCTGTCGGAGATGAGTGATTCGTTGGAGTCATCGTCAGGATATAGCTCGCTTAGTGAACACGAGGATGCTTTggggaagcaggagaaggatgattatCAGGCGACAAAGGTGGGACAGAAATTGGCACATGTCAGTCCGGGAACGATCCTCAAGACCCTGAAGGGGAAGTCgtcgaagaaggaagatATGTGGATCTTT GTTGCTGATACTACCTTCCGGCTGTTTGTGGGCATCAAAGAGTCCGGGGCCTTTCAGCACTCCTCATTCCTGCGAGGTGCTCGCATTGCAGCTGCTGGTTTGATCAGGATAAGAAATGGACAACTACGTAGTCTAGCACCCTTGAG TGGCCATTATCGTCCCCCTGCCGCCAACTTCCGCGCCTTCATCCACTCGCTACAAGATCAAGGTGTCGACATGTCACACGTCTCAATCAGCAAGTCATATGCTGTTTTGGCAGGCATAGAAGGCTATACTCGAGCGAAGCGAAAGGTGCGCGCATTGCAAGAGAAGGTGGACGGTGCAAAGCACAAGCTACACCAGAGGCATGAGGGAGACGAGAGTCATCAACGTGGCGAGAGTACCATCAATAAAAACGAAGCAAATGATGCGGCTGAGCAGGCTACGTCTGGAGGAAATGATACCCATACGAAAAGAAGCTTCGATCTTCCATTTCGTCAGAAACCGATCTGA
- a CDS encoding gamma-glutamylcyclotransferase family protein (COG:S;~EggNog:ENOG410PZ05;~InterPro:IPR036568,IPR009288,IPR013024;~PFAM:PF06094), whose product MSSAATNSQQQSTPFPSATSETTSDRSASNTQHDPQLFQPHYFFFYGSLSDPSFLAKVLNRQDKPAVRPAMIMEHGMRMWGEFPALLDGCPEKPIHGVGYKVRSQVEEDRLAEYETDMYRKKGCVIEFRDGSKVPGVTFVWNADPGLLKEEGFDMKDWLLEQKDSRGEGEVGV is encoded by the coding sequence ATgtcttcagcagcaacaaactcacaacaacaatccacCCCGTTCCCCTCCGCAACATCAGAAACAACATCAGATCGCTCCGCTTCAAACACACAGCATGATCCCCAACTCTTCCAACCGcattatttcttcttctatggCAGCCTCAGTGACCCTTCTTTCCTAGCAAAGGTGCTCAATCGTCAAGATAAACCAGCAGTCCGTCCAGCGATGATAATGGAACACGGGATGAGAATGTGGGGTGAATTTCCGGCGCtattggatggatgtccCGAAAAGCCGATTCACGGGGTCGGGTATAAGGTGCGTTcgcaggtggaggaggatcgcTTGGCAGAGTATGAGACGGATATGTATCGGAAGAAGGGGTGCGTTATTGAGTTTAGGGATGGGTCGAAGGTCCCTGGGGTGACGTTCGTGTGGAATGCAGATCCAGGGTTGTTGAAAGAGGAGGGCTTTGATATGAAGGACTGGTTGTTGGAGCAAAAGGATAGTcgtggggagggtgaggtggGAGTATGA
- a CDS encoding uncharacterized protein (COG:T;~EggNog:ENOG410PKZR;~InterPro:IPR004813,IPR004648;~PFAM:PF03169;~TransMembrane:15 (o51-71i78-96o125-145i157-182o188-208i220-239o297-319i372-395o434-455i462-483o511-528i544-563o610-632i653-678o690-714i);~go_process: GO:0055085 - transmembrane transport [Evidence IEA]), with protein MATDTKDGLDKESVYPVEDTDRAEVDSQTEVLRAAGIGIHEDDPTEPILTLRMWILGIGFCIVASGLNTLYTLRKPSITISSSVTLLLAYPLGKLWEKTLPSWDVNLGVCRFNLNPGPFNQKEHVLVYIMSNLSIYVRLGADVLTEQQMFYGYKAGWGFQILITLGTFLVGFCLAGFFRSVVVAPKELIWPGVLSTTSLTTTLHNLAQGDLQGVKDTWKMSRYAFFSLAFCISFCWYWFPDFIFPALSYFTFPCWINPKSTVVNQLFGMESGMGLLPITFDWSQISYVGSPLLIPSWAIINVFSSLVFWIWIVAVACYYRNVWYTGYLPFQSSSVYDNTGATYQASKVVSKATGYKLDIEKYKAYSPVYMPVTYALNMFGLSFATLSSLLVWVILENRHDIAAGARRVPHVVRNYFSKDKKHTDTNSGHRDVPFLWYLGAAVLALFICIFSVEYWNVELRWYGVLLACAVAMVFYGPLAIVYATSNLKINIDIFCRIVAGFVFEGKVLANIWFFDIGYITTIKGLYFAEDMKLCDYCKIPPRKVFLVQCVGMIFGTLSSVAVLNWSLGNISNVCTTDAVNGFSCPFSRTKFNTSLIWGAIGPRNYFTNGIGYSSLLYFFIIGAVLPIPVYFLKRRYPNSLWRRVHIPLFLGGLNYLPPATGTSYGSWAVVGLTFGWWIRRRVWQWWYKYNFVLSSALDSSVSIAGVVIFFAIYFSGASKGFSWWGTEVYKDTCDYKGCSYLAVPEGGKFGV; from the exons ATGGCCACCGACACCAAAGATGGTCTCGACAAGGAGAGTGTCTACCCTGTCGAGGATACCGACCGTG ccGAGGTAGATTCCCAGACCGAAGTACTACGGGCGGCAGGCATCGGTATCCACGAAGATGACCCAACAGAACCTATTCTGACGCTGAGAATGTGGATTCTTGGTATAGGATTCTGTATTGTGGCCAGTGGACTGAACACACTTTACACCCTTCGGAAACCATCCATCACAATATCCTCTTCGGTGACTTTGCTGCTGGCGTACCCGCTAGGCAAGCTGTGGGAAAAGACCCTTCCGAGCTGGGATGTCAACCTCGGCGTGTGCCGATTCAACCTGAACCCGGGACCGTTCAACCAGAAG GAACACGTTTTAGTCTACATCATGTCGAACCTTAGTATCTACGTCCGACTAGGAGCAGACGTCTTGACAGAACAGCAGATGTTCTACGGATACAAAGCTGGCTGGGGCTTCCAGATCTTGATCACTTTAGGAACATTCCTGGTCGGTTTCTGCCTGGCTGGCTTCTTTCGgtccgtggtggtggcccCTAAGGAACTCATCTGGCCGGGTGTGCTGAGCACGACTTCGCTCACGACAACCTTGCACAACCTGGCTCAAGGGGATCTACAAGGAGT TAAGGATACATGGAAAATGTCTCGTTACGCATTCTTCAGTCTTGCCTTCTgcatctccttctgctggTACTGGTTCCCGGATTTCATCTTCCCAGCGCTGAGCTACTTCACTTTTCCGTGCTGGATCAACCCCAAGAGCACGGTCGTCAATCAGCTTTTCGGCATGGAAAGTGGTATGGGTTTGCTGCCTATCACGTTTGACT GGAGCCAAATCTCCTACGTCGGATCACCACTGCTGATACCGTCGTGGGCAATTATCaatgtcttctcctccctggtgttctggatctggattgTCGCTGTCGCTTGCTACTACCGCAATGTATGGTATACAGGCTATCTTCCTTTCCAGAGCTCGTCCG TCTATGATAACACCGGCGCCACCTACCAAGCATCTAAAGTGGTCAGCAAAGCGACCGGCTACAAACTGGATATCGAAAAATACAAGGCCTATTCTCCG GTCTACATGCCCGTAACCTACGCCTTGAACATGTTCGGTCTATCATTCGCAACCTTGAGTTCCCTCCTAGTTTGGGTGATCCTCGAGAACCGTCACGACATTGCCGCGGGCGCTCGGCGAGTCCCTCATGTCGTGCGCAACTATTTctccaaggacaagaaaCACACCGACACCAACTCGGGACACCGTGATGTCCCATTTCTGTGGTACCTCGGTGCAGCCGTACTGGCACTATTCATCTGCATATTCAGCGTCGAATACTGGAACGTCGAACTGCGATGGTACGGCGTCTTGCTAGCTTGCGCAGTAGCTATGGTCTTTTACGGCCCG CTCGCAATCGTATACGCAACATCCAACCTAAAAATCAACATCGACATCTTCTGCCGCATCGTCGCCGGCTTCGTCTTCGAAGGAAAAGTCCTCGCCAACATCTGGTTCTTCGACATTGGctacatcaccaccatcaagggTCTCTACTTTGCAGAGGACATGAAACTCTGCGATTACTGCAAG ATCCCACCCCGCAAAgtcttcctcgtccaatGCGTCGGCATGATCTTCGGAACCCTCAGCTCCGTCGCCGTCCTAAACTGGAGTCTGGGCAACATCAGCAACGTCTGCACCACCGACGCCGTCAACGGGTTCAGCTGTCCCTTCTCGAGGACAAAATTCAACACGAGTCTTATCTGGGGCGCCATCGGCCCACGCAACTACTTCACCAACGGCATCGGCTACAGCTCCTTActctacttcttcatcattggCGCCGTCCTGCCCATCCCCGTCTACTTCCTCAAACGCCGCTACCCGAATTCGCTCTGGCGGAGAGTTCATATCCCGCTGTTTCTGGGCGGGTTGAATTACCTCCCTCCGGCGACGGGGACGAGTTATGGGAGTTGGGCTGTTGTGGGATTGACGTTTGGGTGGTGGATTcggaggagggtgtggcagtggtggtataagtataattttGTGTTGAGTTCGGCGTTGGATTCGTCGGTGTCGATTGCGGGTGTGGTGATTTTCTTTGCGATTTATTTTAGTGGGGCTAGTAAGGGGTTTAGTTGGTGGGGGACGGAGGTTTATAAG GATACGTGCGATTATAAGGGGTGCTCGTATTTGGCTGTGCCggagggggggaagtttGGGGTTtga
- a CDS encoding purple acid phosphatase family protein (COG:G;~EggNog:ENOG410PMKK;~InterPro:IPR041792,IPR008963,IPR039331,IPR025733, IPR003961,IPR004843,IPR014390,IPR015914;~PFAM:PF16656,PF00149,PF14008;~SECRETED:SignalP(1-20);~go_function: GO:0003993 - acid phosphatase activity [Evidence IEA];~go_function: GO:0005515 - protein binding [Evidence IEA];~go_function: GO:0016787 - hydrolase activity [Evidence IEA];~go_function: GO:0046872 - metal ion binding [Evidence IEA]): protein MKGTAASALLVALSATAAQARPVVDERFPYTGPAVPIGDWVDPTINGNGKGFPRLVEPPAVKPATANPRNNVNVISLSYIPKGMHIHYQTPFGLGQLPAVRWGKDPRNLNSTAQGYSHTYDRTPSCSQVKAVTQCSQFFHEVSIDSLEPDTTYYYQIPAANGTTQSEVLSFKTSRPAGHPGSFSVAVLNDMGYTNAHGTHKQLVKAATEGTAFAWHGGDLSYADDWYSGILACADDWPVCYNGTSSTLPGGGPLPEEYKKPLPAGEIPDQGGPQGGDMSVLYESNWDLWQQWLNNVTLKIPYMVLPGNHEASCAEFDGPHNILTAYLNDDIANGTAPTDNLTYYSCPPSQRNFTAYQHRFRMPGPETGGVGNFWYSFDYGLAHFVSIDGETDFANSPEWNFAEDVTGNETLPSESETFITDSGPFGNVNGSVHETKSYEQWHWLQQDLAKVDRSKTPWVIVMSHRPMYSSAYSSYQLHVREAFEGLLLKYGVDAYLSGHIHWYERLYPLGANGTIDTAAIVNNDTYYAHNGKSITHIINGMAGNIESHSEFSDGEGLTNITALLDKVHYGFSKLTIFNETALKWELIRGDDGTVGDSLTLLKPSHAAGGKKFHA from the exons ATGAAGGgaactgctgcttctgctttgcTCGTCGCTCTCTCCGCGACGGCCGCCCAGGCCCGTCCGGTGGTCGATGAGCGTTTCCCCTACACTGGACCGGCCGTCCCGATCGGCGATTGGGTCGATCCCACCATCAATGGCAACGGCAAAGGCTTCCCTCGTCTGGTTGAACCTCCGGCCGTCAAGCCGGCCACCGCCAATCCCAGGAACAATGTCAATGTGATTTCCCTGTCCTACATCCCCAAGGGCATGCACATTCACTACCAGACCCCCTTCGGTCTGGGCCAGCTGCCTGCTGTCCGCTGGGGTAAGGACCCTCGCAACTTGAACAGTACTGCGCAGGGCTACTCCCACAC ATACGACCGTACTCCTTCCTGCTCCCAGGTCAAGGCGGTCACCCAGTGCAGTCAATTCTTCCACGAGGTGAGCATTGACAGTCTGGAGCCCGACAccacctactactaccagaTCCCTGCCGCCAATGGCACCACCCAGTCGGAGGTCCTCAGCTTCAAGACTAGCCGTCCTGCCGGTCACCCGGGTTCGTTCAGCGTCGCTGTACTGAATGATATGGGATACACCAATGCTCATGGCACACACAAGCAGCTGGTCAAGGCTGCCACTGAAGGAACTGCATTCGCCTGGCACGGAGGTGACCTCAGTTACGCCGATGACTGGTACTCGGGTATACTTGCTTGTGCCGACGACTGGCCGGTCTGCTACAACGGCACCAGTTCTACACTTCCCGGCGGTGGCCCTCTGCCAGAGGAGTACAAGAAGCCCTTGCCCGCGGGCGAAATCCCCGACCAAGGTGGCCCGCAAGGTGGTGATATGAGCGTGCTGTATGAGTCCAACTGGGATCTGTGGCAACAGTGGCTCAACAACGTCACTCTCAAGATTCCCTACATGGTCTTGCCGGGTAACCATGAAGCCTCGTGCGCCGAGTTTGACGGTCCTCACAATATCCTCACTGCTTACCTGAACGATGACATCGCCAACGGCACTGCTCCCACTGATAACCTGACCTACTACAGCTGCCCGCCTTCCCAGAG AAACTTCACCGCTTACCAGCACCGCTTCCGCATGCCTGGTCCCGAGACCGGTGGCGTCGGTAACTTCTGGTACTCATTCGACTACGGTCTTGCTCACTTCGTCTCCATTGATGGCGAGACCGACTTCGCCAACAGCCCTGAGTGGAACTTTGCCGAGGATGTGACCGGCAACGAGACCTTGCCCAGTGAAAGCGAGACCTTCATCACCGACAGTGGTCCGTTCGGCAATGTCAACGGCAGTGTCCACGAGACCAAGTCCTATGAGCAGTGGCACTGGCTGCAGCAGGACCTGGCCAAGGTCGATCGCAGCAAGACCCCATGGGTGATTGTCATGAGCCACCGTCCTATGTACAGTTCTGCCTACTCCTCGTACCAGCTGCACGTGCGCGAGGCGTTCGAGGGTCTACTCCTCAAGTATGGCGTTGACGCCTACCTTTCTGG CCACATCCACTGGTACGAGCGTCTCTATCCTCTGGGAGCCAACGGTACCATCGATACCGCCGCCATCGTCAACAACGACACCTACTACGCCCACAACGGCAAGTCCATCACCCATATCATCAACGGCATGGCCGGCAACATTGAGAGCCACAGCGAATTCAGCGACGGCGAGGGTCTGACCAACATCACCGCCCTGCTGGACAAGGTCCACTACGGTTTCAGCAAgctcaccatcttcaacgaGACTGCTCTCAAGTGGGAGTTGATCcgtggcgatgatggcactGTTGGTGACTCGTTGACCCTTCTTAAGCCGTCCCACGCTGCCGGCGGTAAGAAGTTTCACGCTTGA
- a CDS encoding uncharacterized protein (COG:S;~EggNog:ENOG410PYZS), which produces MANYTENQAFQDEMRVMNRYQQEGVITGLWNLILNIHFPPSEDFVHRPQHGGKKGGKAGYTDIESSVWIQHHRAKSRRPTRFLVTQCKRFAKEGQDSGWAEGVRQMNIYLGDIASSSKGRKYGIYGIVAIGKHVRFYEWDRKNKMVVDLGSGQPYHVKDDSVQVLNFLNMIKQNDKYV; this is translated from the exons ATGGCCAAT TATACGGAGAATCAAGCCTTTCAGGACGAGATGAGGGTTATGAACCGCTACCAGCAAGAAGGAGTCATCACAGGATTATGGAACTTAATCCTGAATATTCACTTTCCTCCAAGTGAGGACTTCGTTCATCGCCCTCAGCatggagggaaaaaaggggggaaagCAGGATACACCGATATTGAGTCGTCCGTGTGGATTCAGCACCACAGGGCGAAGAGCAGACGGCCAACTCGGTTTTTGGTGACGCAGTGCAAACGCTTCGCAAAGGAAGGGCAAGACAGCGGATGGGCAGAAGGAGTGCGTCAAATGAATATCTACCTCGGGGACATTGCTTCCTCATCAAAGGGACGCAAGTATGGCATATATGGTATAGTAGCAATTGGTAAGCATGTTAGGTTCTACGAATGGGACCGGAAGAACAAAATGGTGGTCGATTTGGGAAGTGGACAGCCTTATCATGTCAAAGACGACAGCGTCCAAGTGCTGAATTTCCTGAACATGATTAAACAGAACGATAAATATGTTTAG
- a CDS encoding uncharacterized protein (COG:S;~EggNog:ENOG410Q2QD;~InterPro:IPR021858;~PFAM:PF11951), whose protein sequence is MDNIPSEVVFSTGPLPSESVVFEYTNGPLKISPPKRRGRPAGSRKKKQHLEGSRRRPAAASNFKFVNLGPTLAPIDEEERTTIRSHTMINRTRQDQRKAEITPGDTSLELSRLTHIHIPHAYPQKNQTDPFDTLPITMEPYMLDLFAFYKNRASETLYSIEKRAGCNPIDEYWVPMLFQDPAMLHVVLACGSLFTMDLQRFRASPAFIWHISRAMSIVRKRLVNSVDPPSDETIVAVASIAIAKKAAGQHDQWEVDMRILKALIDMRGGLDALNDKPMVQGKIYRADISGSLDGGRKPIFSDRFQQSPIPNSHNYHLPQGFQELDRLLRIDSALKAVIHDMQSLVEEFSSITKSSGQTVVARIRFWLTSIQYTLLSMQYGDDCPRTQAQEVCRLSLLLLLNAVFHESPPGASTSDVLISQLRRLLENAEVLYWLPPTFRLWTLYLAACNVASPTIRAWSIAGIAELVLQIGISDEEEFSQQLTLFPFDPLTLHAICPTIWDDVQYFVQIQTALP, encoded by the exons ATGGATAATATTCCGAGTGAGGTGGTATTCTCAACGGGGCCATTGCCATCCGAATCCGTGGTGTTTGAGTATACCAATGGTCCCCTCAAGATATCTCCACCAAAGAGGAGAGGGCGTCCCGCAGGAT cgagaaagaagaagcaacacCTTGAGGGGTCCCGGCGTCGCCCCGCCGCCGCTTCCAACTTTAAGTTCGTCAACCTTGGGCCCACGTTGGCCCcaatcgatgaagaagagcgcACCACCATCAGAAGCCACACAATGATTAACCGTACTCGTCAGGATCAGAGGAAAGCCGAGATTACTCCTGGCGATACTAGCCTCGAGCTGTCTCGCCTGAcccacatccacattccACATGCATATCCGCAGAAGAATCAGACTGATCCTTTTGACACGCTGCCTATTACCATGGAGCCATACATGCTTGATCTCTTTGCGTTCT ACAAAAATCGTGCATCGGAAACACTATACTCAATCGAAAAGAGAGCTGGGTGCAATCCAATAGACGAATATTGGGTCCCAATGCTGTTTCAAGATCCAGCAATGCTCCATGTCGTACTGGCGTGTGGATCATTATTTACAATGGACTTGCAACGCTTTCGAGCAAGCCCGGCTTTTATATGGCATATTAGTCGAGCTATGAGCATTGTTCGAAAGAGACTCGTAAATTCAGTGGATCCGCCTTCGGATGAAACAATAGTTGCTGTTGCTAGCATTGCTATTGCAAAA AAAGCAGCGGGCCAGCATGATCAATGGGAAGTTGACATGAGGATCCTGAAAGCGTTAATTGACATGCGAGGAGGTTTGGACGCACTGAACGACAAGCCCATGGTACAAGGAAAGATATACAG GGCCGATATCAGTGGATCCTTAGATGGTGGACGAAAGCCCATTTTCAGTGATCGGTTCCAACAATCCCCAATCCCAAATTCTCACAACTACCATTTACCACAAGGTTTCCAAGAGCTAGATCGCCTGCTGCGCATAGATAGTGCACTGAAAGCAGTGATTCATGATATGCAATCCTTAGTCGAGGAGTTCTCCAGTATTACAAAGAGCAGCGGCCAAACCGTCGTTGCGAGGATCCGTTTCTGGCTGACGTCAATCCAGTATACACTTCTTTCAATGCAATATGGAGATGATTGTCCCAGAACGCAAGCCCAGGAGGTCTGTCGACTTAGCCTCTTATTACTGTTGAACGCGGTGTTTCATGAGTCTCCTCCTGGTGCATCGACTAGCGATGTACTTATCTCACAGCTGCGGCGGCTCCTGGAGAATGCTGAAGTATTATACTGGCTTCCGCCCACTTTTCGTCTTTGGACCCTGTACCTTGCTGCTTGCAATGTTGCATCTCCCACGATAAGAGCTTGGTCGATTGCAGGTATTGCGGAACTGGTGCTGCAAATAGGCATctcagatgaagaagagtttAGTCAGCAACTCACGTTGTTCCCATTTGACCCACTTACACTTCATGCTATCTGTCCAACCATATGGGATGATGTACAATATTTCGTTCAGATTCAGACAGCGCTTCCATAA